Proteins from a single region of Cytophagaceae bacterium:
- a CDS encoding ketoacyl-ACP synthase III: MGVSIKAIEYYLPKGVLTNSELQSEFPDYDFQKFEKKVGIFERHVSEINQTALDLAKLACDKLFERFDKDKIDFILYCTQSPEYILPTTACILQDRLGLRKNIGALDFNLGCSGYPYGLSLAKSLIEGDMANQILLVTADTYTKYLHQSDRTNRSIFGDAATATLIVKDFEKGIGDFIFGTDGSGYEKLIIKRSGSKSIAFSPENSVFKENDEYLYMDGPEVFNFTINVVPDSVEQILRKNEINKIEVNQFIFHQANSFMLNHLRKMIEVENDNFFNDLRFEGNTVSSTIPIALKKYSNNSNLSFPQNILILGFGVGLSWSGGLIKISNNL, encoded by the coding sequence ATGGGCGTTTCAATAAAGGCAATTGAATACTATTTGCCAAAAGGGGTTTTAACCAATTCTGAATTGCAATCGGAGTTTCCAGATTACGATTTTCAAAAATTTGAGAAAAAAGTTGGGATTTTTGAAAGGCATGTTTCTGAGATTAATCAAACTGCTTTGGATTTGGCAAAATTAGCATGCGATAAGTTATTTGAGAGATTTGACAAAGACAAAATTGACTTTATATTATATTGTACCCAAAGCCCTGAATACATACTTCCTACAACAGCTTGTATTTTACAGGATAGATTGGGTTTAAGAAAAAACATTGGTGCACTTGACTTTAATTTAGGTTGTTCAGGTTATCCTTATGGATTAAGCTTGGCTAAATCATTGATTGAAGGAGACATGGCAAATCAAATATTACTTGTAACAGCGGATACCTATACAAAATACTTGCATCAATCGGATAGAACTAATCGTTCAATTTTTGGAGATGCTGCCACTGCAACTTTAATTGTCAAAGATTTTGAGAAAGGAATAGGTGATTTTATATTTGGGACAGATGGTTCAGGTTATGAAAAATTAATTATCAAAAGAAGCGGCTCGAAAAGTATTGCATTTTCTCCCGAAAATTCGGTTTTTAAAGAGAACGATGAATATCTATACATGGATGGGCCTGAAGTTTTTAATTTTACAATTAATGTTGTGCCGGATTCTGTTGAACAAATTCTCAGGAAAAATGAAATAAATAAGATTGAAGTTAATCAGTTCATTTTTCATCAGGCAAATAGTTTCATGTTAAACCATTTGAGAAAAATGATTGAAGTTGAAAATGATAATTTTTTTAATGATTTGAGATTTGAGGGTAACACAGTTTCAAGTACCATACCTATTGCATTAAAAAAATATTCAAATAATTCAAATTTATCATTCCCTCAAAATATTTTAATATTAGGTTTTGGGGTAGGCCTTTCCTGGTCTGGTGGTTTAATAAAAATTTCAAACAATTTATAA
- the wecB gene encoding UDP-N-acetylglucosamine 2-epimerase (non-hydrolyzing): MKKLKVVTVVGTRPEIIRLSRVLDALDNSEAIEHIIIHTGQNYDYELNQIFFEDLNLRKPDYFLEAAGKTATETVGNILIKIDPLLEELKPDAFLVLGDTNSCLCAIPAKKRHIPIFHMEAGNRCFDQRVPEETNRKIVDHISDINLTYSDIAREYLLREGLPADRIIKTGSPMFEVLNHYRPQIEKSNVLEKLNLKKGEFFVVSSHREENINSEKNFMGLIDSMNLIAEKYGYPIIVSTHPRTRNMIEKLKVKVRPEVQFLKPLGFHDYNALQMQSYAVLSDSGTISEESSILNFRALNIRDAHERPEAMEQASVMMVGLNTDRIMQGLIQVLNQNLKEKRNLLPVSDYSMPNVSEKVVRIIISYVDYIKRTVWQEQ; this comes from the coding sequence ATGAAAAAATTAAAAGTTGTAACCGTTGTAGGTACCCGTCCAGAAATTATAAGATTGTCAAGGGTATTGGATGCCCTGGATAACTCAGAGGCAATTGAGCACATAATTATTCATACCGGCCAAAACTATGACTATGAATTGAATCAAATTTTCTTCGAAGATTTAAATCTTAGAAAACCGGATTATTTCCTGGAGGCGGCAGGAAAAACCGCTACCGAGACTGTTGGAAATATCTTAATCAAAATAGATCCCCTGTTGGAGGAATTAAAACCGGATGCCTTTCTGGTACTAGGCGACACCAATTCCTGCCTGTGTGCCATTCCCGCAAAAAAGAGACATATCCCTATTTTCCATATGGAAGCAGGGAACAGATGTTTTGACCAGAGGGTACCCGAAGAAACCAACAGAAAGATTGTTGATCATATTTCTGATATAAATCTTACTTACAGCGATATTGCCAGAGAATATTTATTGAGGGAGGGGCTGCCTGCAGATAGAATCATCAAAACGGGCTCACCCATGTTTGAGGTTTTAAATCATTACAGACCCCAAATAGAGAAATCCAATGTTTTGGAAAAACTCAATTTAAAAAAAGGTGAATTCTTCGTGGTTTCTTCTCACAGAGAAGAAAATATTAATTCTGAAAAGAATTTTATGGGCTTGATTGACAGTATGAATTTGATTGCCGAAAAATATGGCTATCCGATCATTGTTTCAACTCACCCCAGAACTCGTAACATGATAGAAAAACTAAAGGTAAAAGTCAGACCCGAAGTTCAGTTCTTAAAACCCCTTGGATTTCACGACTACAATGCCCTTCAGATGCAATCTTATGCAGTTCTTTCTGATTCAGGGACGATTTCAGAGGAATCAAGCATTTTAAATTTCAGAGCCCTAAATATCAGAGATGCTCATGAAAGACCCGAGGCAATGGAGCAAGCTTCGGTGATGATGGTTGGACTTAATACCGATAGAATAATGCAGGGTCTCATACAGGTTTTGAACCAAAACCTCAAAGAGAAAAGAAACCTGTTACCGGTATCAGATTATTCTATGCCCAATGTTTCAGAAAAAGTAGTCAGGATAATTATTTCCTATGTAGATTATATAAAAAGAACTGTTTGGCAGGAGCAATAA
- a CDS encoding acetyltransferase, with protein MKKIVIIGAGGFGREVLSLIEAINRLEEQYAFFGFIDDGIASGEMINGFPVLGGIDYLSKQNEEINVVVAIGNPLTKKSIIEKLIKNKFILFPNIIHPLVFLNNYGNKFGVGNIICEGNIITTNVQFGNFIILNLACTVGHDTVIEDFCSIMPGVNISGEVNLKKSVYIGTGAKIINQLEIGENTIVGAGAVVYKSLPPNCTAVGLPAKPIKFHEK; from the coding sequence ATGAAAAAAATAGTAATAATTGGAGCCGGGGGATTTGGGAGAGAGGTTCTTTCTCTTATTGAGGCTATTAATAGACTTGAAGAACAATACGCTTTTTTTGGATTTATTGACGATGGAATAGCTTCAGGAGAAATGATAAATGGTTTTCCTGTTTTAGGTGGCATTGATTACTTATCTAAACAAAATGAGGAAATAAATGTTGTTGTAGCTATTGGAAACCCATTGACAAAAAAGAGTATTATCGAAAAATTGATAAAGAATAAATTTATACTTTTTCCAAATATTATTCACCCTCTTGTATTTTTAAATAACTACGGTAATAAGTTTGGTGTTGGAAATATTATTTGTGAAGGTAATATTATTACTACGAATGTACAATTTGGTAATTTTATTATACTTAATTTAGCCTGTACTGTTGGTCATGATACGGTAATAGAAGATTTTTGTTCAATTATGCCAGGAGTTAATATTTCAGGTGAAGTAAATTTGAAAAAATCTGTTTATATCGGAACTGGAGCGAAAATTATAAATCAATTGGAAATTGGCGAAAATACTATTGTTGGAGCAGGTGCAGTAGTTTACAAATCTCTCCCTCCAAATTGTACAGCAGTTGGTTTACCTGCAAAACCTATCAAATTTCATGAAAAATAA
- a CDS encoding NAD-dependent epimerase/dehydratase family protein, translating into MKKIGITGQNGFVGWHLYQWLNTKKEEFTLVNFNREYFEDTSLLIEFVKECDVIVHLSALNRHQNQEIIYNTNVTLVEKLIAACKNAKKYPLILFSSSTQETQDNLYGKSKLKGKELFKTFATEHNSSFVSMQIPNVFGPFGLPDYNSFVATFCHKLLNNHQPEIKVDSEVGLIYVQELVERITKNLIFSGIKEEIIEPGYHIKVSEVLRLLSQYKVQYLEAGQIPVLSNKFEINLFNTFRSFINPEINPRPLIPHADNRGRFVEIIRSDIGGQTSYSTTFPEITRGNHFHTRKIERFAVIKGKALIQLRKVGSEKVFNFFLDGESPSYVDMPVWFTHNIKNIGNEELLTVFWINEAFDPNDPDTYFETV; encoded by the coding sequence ATGAAAAAAATTGGTATTACCGGGCAGAATGGATTCGTAGGTTGGCATTTATATCAATGGCTAAATACAAAAAAAGAAGAATTCACACTTGTAAATTTTAATCGGGAGTATTTTGAAGATACTTCTTTACTTATTGAATTTGTAAAAGAGTGTGATGTTATAGTGCATTTGTCGGCATTAAACCGGCATCAAAATCAGGAAATTATATATAATACCAATGTAACGCTGGTTGAAAAACTAATAGCTGCCTGTAAAAATGCAAAAAAATATCCTCTGATTTTATTTTCGTCTTCCACTCAGGAAACTCAGGATAATTTATATGGAAAATCAAAGCTAAAAGGAAAGGAACTGTTTAAGACCTTTGCCACTGAGCATAACAGTTCTTTTGTTTCTATGCAAATTCCAAATGTCTTTGGTCCTTTTGGTTTACCTGACTATAATTCTTTTGTTGCTACATTTTGCCATAAGCTGCTTAACAATCACCAACCTGAAATTAAAGTCGATTCTGAAGTTGGTTTAATATATGTTCAGGAATTGGTTGAAAGAATTACCAAAAATCTTATTTTTTCCGGAATCAAAGAAGAAATTATTGAACCGGGCTACCACATTAAAGTTTCTGAGGTATTACGACTATTATCTCAGTATAAAGTTCAATACCTTGAAGCCGGACAAATACCTGTTCTCAGTAACAAATTTGAAATTAATCTTTTTAATACTTTCCGGAGTTTTATTAATCCTGAAATAAACCCCCGTCCTTTGATTCCTCATGCCGATAATCGGGGGAGATTTGTAGAAATTATCAGGTCGGATATTGGTGGACAGACTTCCTATTCTACCACATTTCCTGAAATCACCAGAGGGAATCACTTTCATACCCGGAAGATTGAGAGATTTGCTGTAATAAAAGGGAAGGCTCTTATTCAATTAAGAAAAGTTGGTTCCGAAAAAGTATTCAATTTTTTTCTCGACGGAGAATCTCCTTCTTATGTAGATATGCCGGTTTGGTTCACACATAATATTAAGAATATTGGTAATGAAGAGTTATTAACTGTATTTTGGATAAATGAGGCTTTTGATCCCAATGATCCGGATACTTATTTTGAAACTGTATGA
- a CDS encoding glycosyltransferase family 4 protein — protein sequence MKKSKLIFLTLVRIDSLDERGIYQDLLRQFIKNNYYVTIICPIERRFGEKTRIIRQENYEILQVRTLNIQKTSFIEKGLGTLLIEFQLLKAIRFFFKDQKYDVILYSTPPITLIKPIAYLKKKGGITYLLLKDIFPQNAVDLEMMKSGGLLHRFFEKKEKKLYELSDYIGCMSEANKKFLENHYNYLTNKKIEINPNSIELIDLPPKNYSVLEKHGIPKNTLKLIYSGNLGIPQGISFLKDTLLNLKITKTHFF from the coding sequence GTGAAGAAAAGCAAATTAATATTTTTAACTTTAGTAAGAATTGATTCTTTGGACGAAAGAGGAATCTATCAGGATTTGTTACGCCAATTTATTAAAAATAATTACTATGTAACCATTATTTGCCCAATAGAAAGGCGTTTTGGTGAAAAAACAAGAATTATCCGGCAAGAAAACTATGAAATATTACAGGTAAGGACACTTAATATTCAGAAAACTAGTTTTATTGAAAAAGGCCTGGGAACACTACTTATTGAATTTCAGTTATTAAAAGCAATCAGGTTTTTTTTTAAAGATCAAAAATATGATGTTATTCTATATTCCACACCTCCCATAACATTGATAAAACCCATTGCGTATCTGAAGAAAAAAGGAGGGATTACCTACCTTCTCCTAAAAGACATATTTCCTCAAAACGCGGTGGATTTGGAAATGATGAAATCAGGAGGGCTTTTGCATCGTTTTTTCGAAAAGAAAGAAAAAAAATTGTATGAATTATCCGACTACATAGGTTGTATGTCAGAAGCAAATAAAAAGTTTCTTGAGAATCATTACAACTATCTGACCAATAAAAAAATAGAGATTAACCCCAATTCAATTGAGCTTATTGACCTCCCTCCTAAAAATTATTCAGTTTTAGAAAAACATGGCATTCCCAAAAATACTTTGAAATTGATTTATTCCGGGAATTTGGGAATACCACAGGGAATATCTTTTTTAAAAGATACCCTTTTGAATTTAAAAATAACAAAAACACATTTTTTTTAA
- a CDS encoding sugar transferase: protein MYNSFFKRPFDLVISLILSLIFFPFIIGICILLYFFNVKSVFFYQNRPGKNEKIFKLVKFKTMNDKKDENGNLLPDSERLTSLGKFIRKTSLDELPQLFNVIKGDMSLIGPRPLLIQYLPLYNEFQKRRHDVKPGITGWAQVNGRNAISWQKKFEFDVWYVENLSFSLDLKIFWLTILKVFKSEGINQEGMATMETFNGN, encoded by the coding sequence ATGTATAATTCATTTTTTAAAAGACCTTTTGACCTGGTTATTTCATTGATATTATCATTGATTTTTTTTCCATTCATTATTGGAATATGCATCCTGTTATATTTTTTCAATGTAAAATCCGTATTTTTTTACCAAAACCGGCCAGGAAAAAATGAAAAAATATTCAAATTGGTGAAATTTAAAACCATGAACGACAAAAAGGATGAGAATGGAAATTTGCTGCCAGATTCAGAAAGATTAACTTCCTTAGGGAAATTTATAAGAAAAACCTCACTCGATGAACTCCCTCAACTATTTAATGTAATAAAAGGAGACATGAGTCTGATTGGTCCAAGACCCTTGCTAATTCAATATCTACCACTGTACAATGAATTTCAAAAACGTCGGCATGATGTAAAACCTGGAATAACCGGTTGGGCTCAGGTCAATGGCAGGAATGCCATAAGTTGGCAAAAAAAATTCGAATTTGACGTTTGGTATGTTGAAAATCTGAGTTTTTCCCTAGATTTGAAGATATTTTGGCTTACAATTTTGAAAGTCTTTAAATCAGAGGGTATTAATCAAGAAGGTATGGCAACTATGGAAACATTTAATGGAAATTGA
- a CDS encoding polysaccharide biosynthesis protein, with protein MMKTLLITGGTGSFGNAVLTRFLDSDFFSEIRIFSRDEKKQDDLRRQLSNSKVKFYIGDVRDYYSVANAMVGVDYVFHAAALKQVPSCEFFPIEAVKTNVLGTENVLQAAINYGVKKVVVLSTDKAVYPINAMGISKAMMEKVFIAKSRNSTDTIICGTRYGNVMASRGSVIPLFVEQIKEGKHLTLTDPSMTRFMMTLEDAVDLVWFAFENGKAGDLFVQKAPAATIEVLAKAVLELYNSKSEIRTIGTRHGEKLYESLLTREERLKSEDLGEYFRIPMDSRDLNYANFFSEGVEDISQIEDYHSHNTERLDIEGMKKLLLKLSFIQEDLSGLKK; from the coding sequence ATGATGAAAACGCTACTTATTACAGGAGGCACGGGTTCCTTCGGAAATGCTGTATTAACCAGATTCTTGGATTCAGATTTTTTCTCTGAAATCAGGATATTTTCCAGAGATGAAAAAAAACAGGATGACCTAAGAAGGCAATTGAGTAACTCCAAAGTTAAGTTTTATATCGGCGACGTTCGTGATTATTACTCTGTAGCAAATGCCATGGTAGGTGTGGATTATGTTTTCCATGCAGCAGCTTTAAAACAAGTACCCTCCTGTGAGTTTTTTCCAATTGAGGCCGTAAAAACCAATGTTTTGGGTACCGAAAATGTTCTACAGGCTGCCATTAACTATGGTGTAAAAAAAGTAGTGGTTTTGAGCACCGATAAAGCAGTTTACCCAATCAATGCCATGGGTATTTCTAAGGCAATGATGGAAAAGGTTTTTATTGCCAAATCCAGAAACTCCACTGATACTATAATATGTGGCACCAGATATGGAAATGTGATGGCCTCCAGGGGGTCAGTTATTCCACTTTTTGTAGAACAAATAAAAGAAGGCAAACATCTTACGCTCACCGATCCATCTATGACCAGGTTTATGATGACACTGGAAGATGCTGTTGACTTAGTGTGGTTTGCTTTTGAAAATGGTAAAGCCGGAGATTTATTTGTCCAAAAAGCTCCCGCAGCTACGATAGAGGTATTAGCCAAAGCTGTTTTAGAACTTTATAATTCTAAATCTGAAATTAGAACCATTGGAACAAGGCATGGAGAAAAACTCTATGAGTCTTTATTAACCCGGGAAGAAAGACTTAAATCCGAAGATTTAGGAGAATATTTCCGTATCCCAATGGACAGCCGGGACTTAAATTATGCCAATTTCTTTTCAGAAGGGGTTGAAGATATTTCACAGATCGAAGACTACCACTCACATAATACGGAGAGGCTTGATATTGAAGGCATGAAAAAATTGCTTTTGAAGTTATCTTTTATTCAGGAAGATTTATCAGGATTGAAAAAATGA
- a CDS encoding DegT/DnrJ/EryC1/StrS family aminotransferase — protein sequence MKNKIWLSSPHMGGAEQKYIKEAFDTNWIAPLGPNVDGFENTLAHYVGAEHCAALVSGTAAIHLALILSDVKEGDEVLCQSFTFSATANPIVYQKAIPVFVDSEAETWNMDPSLLEKAIVDRMANGKKPKACIVVHLYGMPAKMKEIKMICEKYDIILIEDAAEALGSEIEGAKVGSFGDFGVFSFNGNKIITTSGGGALVSNDKEKIVMARFLATQARDPAPHYQHSHIGYNYRMSNIAAGIGRGQMEVLDQWVKNRRENYRFYKENLSYEFQEGIGGLESNRWLSAIITGSFEEREELRLRMESEDIECRPLWKPMHLQPVFENYPSYLNGISENLFKKGLCLPSGSNLIDSDLERIVKLLNLKSI from the coding sequence ATGAAAAATAAAATCTGGTTATCCTCTCCGCATATGGGAGGTGCCGAGCAGAAATATATAAAAGAGGCTTTTGATACCAATTGGATTGCCCCTTTAGGCCCAAATGTAGATGGATTTGAAAATACCCTTGCCCATTATGTTGGAGCAGAGCATTGTGCGGCTTTGGTTTCAGGAACTGCTGCCATACATCTGGCATTAATTTTGTCAGATGTTAAAGAAGGAGACGAAGTTCTGTGTCAAAGTTTCACTTTTTCGGCAACGGCCAATCCTATTGTATATCAAAAGGCAATTCCGGTATTTGTGGATAGTGAAGCCGAAACCTGGAATATGGATCCATCGCTTTTAGAAAAAGCGATTGTAGACAGAATGGCCAATGGCAAAAAGCCCAAAGCTTGTATTGTGGTGCATTTGTATGGTATGCCTGCAAAAATGAAGGAAATAAAAATGATTTGTGAGAAGTATGATATTATTCTCATCGAAGATGCAGCAGAAGCCCTGGGCTCGGAGATTGAAGGAGCTAAAGTAGGTTCTTTTGGGGATTTTGGGGTGTTTTCTTTTAATGGGAATAAAATAATCACTACATCTGGTGGTGGTGCTTTGGTCTCGAATGATAAAGAAAAAATTGTAATGGCCAGATTTTTGGCAACACAAGCCAGAGATCCTGCTCCTCACTACCAACATTCACACATTGGTTACAACTATCGCATGAGTAATATTGCGGCAGGTATTGGAAGAGGTCAAATGGAAGTTTTGGATCAATGGGTAAAAAACAGAAGAGAGAATTATAGATTTTATAAAGAAAATCTATCTTATGAATTTCAGGAGGGGATAGGTGGATTGGAATCTAACCGTTGGTTATCAGCCATCATTACCGGCAGTTTTGAAGAAAGAGAAGAATTGAGGTTAAGAATGGAAAGTGAAGACATTGAATGTCGTCCACTCTGGAAACCCATGCATTTACAACCAGTTTTTGAAAATTATCCCTCCTACTTAAATGGAATTTCGGAAAATCTATTTAAGAAAGGACTTTGTCTGCCATCAGGCTCAAATTTGATTGATTCTGATTTGGAAAGAATTGTAAAATTGTTAAATTTGAAATCCATTTAA
- a CDS encoding SDR family oxidoreductase yields the protein MNNPKVILLTGATSGIGFGILKELLLQGHKVFGVGRNFQKIDNFKEELKNNFFPIKVDLSQIENVSEIFQKVEEHNLKFDSFINCAGFEETIPLKQYNNSKIFEIFTVNIFSTIEILRLFSLKKYSNDGSSVVLVSSVMGNLGQPGKIGYCSSKAAINGLVKSSALELSKRKIRVNSVSPGIVNTELTQRLFLEVGQESRNRIIEKHPLGIGEVEDVVPAVLFLAIGKSQWISGIDLIVDGAYSAE from the coding sequence ATGAATAATCCCAAAGTAATATTGCTAACTGGAGCAACTTCAGGAATTGGATTCGGGATTTTAAAAGAATTGCTTTTACAAGGCCATAAAGTATTTGGTGTGGGTAGGAATTTTCAAAAAATTGATAATTTCAAAGAGGAACTTAAAAATAATTTTTTCCCTATTAAAGTAGATTTATCCCAAATAGAAAATGTTTCAGAGATTTTTCAGAAAGTGGAGGAGCATAATTTAAAATTTGATTCATTTATTAATTGTGCTGGTTTTGAGGAGACCATTCCTTTAAAACAATATAACAATTCGAAAATTTTCGAAATATTTACAGTTAATATTTTTTCTACAATAGAGATTCTTCGACTATTTTCTTTAAAAAAATATTCAAACGATGGTTCAAGTGTAGTATTAGTTTCCTCCGTTATGGGGAATTTAGGTCAACCAGGAAAAATTGGATATTGTTCCTCAAAGGCCGCAATAAATGGTTTGGTGAAATCTTCAGCCCTGGAATTATCAAAGCGAAAAATTCGTGTAAATTCAGTTTCTCCCGGTATTGTAAATACAGAATTGACCCAAAGATTATTCCTTGAAGTAGGTCAGGAAAGTAGGAACAGAATCATAGAAAAACATCCATTAGGAATAGGTGAGGTAGAAGATGTTGTACCAGCGGTATTATTTTTAGCCATTGGTAAATCTCAATGGATATCTGGAATAGATTTAATTGTTGATGGTGCATATTCAGCGGAATAG
- a CDS encoding glycosyltransferase: protein MQKIVIVIEHFLPGFRLGGPVNSVNNFVEKLKSDYKIVIITRNYDFGLKKKKFPVNRKVINDNITLYYLSNFEFLFGKLLIINKESPDFLYMNSFFSLSTVSVLFSFLNLNKGKNRTTIIAPRGELEPEVLNLQKFKKEIFIYLLKIVIKYKNVIFHATNQNEELNIKQIFSLNKVILAENIPNSNYNLKYRNKEEKKLKIVFFSRIVPKKNLLFALETLVELKNIDGEIEFNVAGIIENKDYWNICLKKVDELSSKIKFNFLGEIEKVNVIGLLSNYHLFFFPTLSENFGHVIYESLSCGTPVLISRDRTPWRENDNGVFCANLNNKDEFFDIIKYFLYMNQKEFNVQSNKAYEFSNKPEEMNIKLEKYYYLFSKKLK, encoded by the coding sequence ATGCAAAAGATTGTAATAGTAATTGAACATTTTTTGCCTGGTTTTCGATTGGGTGGCCCTGTAAATAGTGTTAATAATTTTGTTGAAAAATTAAAATCTGATTATAAAATAGTAATCATAACTAGAAACTATGATTTTGGTCTAAAGAAAAAAAAGTTTCCGGTAAATAGAAAAGTAATAAATGACAACATAACTCTTTATTATTTATCAAATTTTGAGTTTTTGTTTGGTAAATTATTAATTATCAATAAGGAATCTCCAGATTTTTTATATATGAATAGTTTTTTCTCCCTTAGTACTGTAAGTGTTTTGTTTTCTTTTTTGAACTTGAATAAGGGAAAAAATAGAACTACAATTATTGCACCAAGAGGCGAATTAGAACCAGAGGTTTTGAATTTACAAAAATTTAAAAAAGAGATATTTATTTATTTACTTAAAATAGTTATTAAATATAAAAATGTTATTTTTCATGCTACTAATCAAAATGAAGAATTAAATATTAAACAAATTTTTTCATTAAACAAAGTTATTCTTGCAGAGAATATTCCAAATTCCAATTACAATCTAAAATATAGAAATAAAGAAGAAAAAAAGTTAAAGATTGTTTTTTTCTCAAGAATTGTTCCAAAGAAGAATTTATTATTTGCGTTAGAAACTCTTGTTGAATTAAAAAATATAGATGGTGAAATCGAATTCAATGTAGCTGGTATAATTGAAAATAAGGATTATTGGAATATCTGCCTCAAAAAAGTGGATGAATTATCTTCAAAAATTAAATTTAATTTTTTGGGAGAAATTGAAAAGGTTAATGTAATAGGTTTGTTAAGTAATTATCATCTTTTTTTTTTCCCGACATTATCAGAAAATTTTGGACATGTAATTTATGAATCACTATCCTGTGGAACACCAGTATTAATAAGTAGAGATAGGACACCCTGGCGGGAAAATGATAATGGTGTTTTTTGTGCAAATTTGAATAATAAAGATGAATTTTTTGATATAATTAAATATTTCCTTTATATGAACCAAAAAGAATTTAATGTCCAAAGTAATAAGGCATATGAATTTTCCAATAAACCAGAGGAAATGAATATTAAATTAGAGAAGTATTATTATTTATTTTCTAAGAAATTGAAATGA
- a CDS encoding acyl carrier protein: protein MNKQKFLEEAIEELELDSTVDFDTNFKALPDWDSMNVMVLIGFVSRKFNISLNALELEKIDTFKDLISKIGPEKFDE from the coding sequence ATGAATAAACAAAAGTTTCTTGAAGAAGCAATAGAAGAATTGGAATTAGACTCTACGGTCGATTTTGATACAAATTTCAAAGCTTTACCGGATTGGGATTCCATGAATGTTATGGTTCTTATTGGATTTGTTTCAAGGAAATTTAATATTTCATTGAATGCCTTAGAACTTGAGAAAATTGACACTTTCAAGGATTTGATATCTAAAATTGGTCCTGAAAAGTTCGATGAATAA